AGTCGCGATCGTCGGACTGGAAATCGAGCTTGAAGATCTCGAGATTGGCGGAAGAGCTGAAGGACAGGTCCACGGCTCCGGCCATGGTTCCGGCGGCCATGTAAGGAGCATCGGGAGCAAGCGCCACGGAGGCGGATCTGCCCACCCCCTTGATGCAAGCCATGATAGAATAATTGGGATCGGGGAGGAAGAAGATTGATGGGATTAGTGTGTGAAGCTGTGACGTTGTGATTTGGGGTCTgatggaaaaggagttaccattAGAGCATGATGAATGGCGATGAcgaacaaaatatatatatatctaagcTACTTTAAATCAAGGGAGATTAGACCATCATTAACCGGGTTTTTAGGAtatattccgttaagaaccgtttcttaccttttaactaaaaaaaagttaaaaaccggttcttaaataagaagAATAAGAGTCGGTTTTTAGCAGAAAaatgtagaaaaaaaaattcaaatcatgaATTAAGAATTCAAATTAAGAGCTTGgcttaatcatgctcttagaatctataaccataaaaaaaattataattcaacATATAACTTATATGGTTAAAATATGCAATAcatttttatgtaatattatatatctattttaaaataatttcaacctttgattcattttttatttttattcttttgtagTATATCTATTCCTAAACAATCTCAatctttattcatttttatttttcattttttctcttttcttcttttcttttctcattttatttgatctatatttttttttttatctttcaaaCACATTGCCGGATAAAACCAAAAGCTTGCGATAACTCTAGGCCAAGTTCTTACCGCAGCTGATCAGATATGTCGACTGGACTCGCAAATATCCTGGCCAGCAGACAGTTGACATGCCCTAATTCAAATCAGGACAAGAAACACAGGCCACTAGGATTTACTCCGACATGCCCTTATTGAAATTACAAAATGGTAATCCGACCACGCGACAATGAACTGGCCAACtagttagtgtttttttttagtttaaaccaAACTAACTTCGAACTGATCTTAGGGATGATAATTCTTAGGCCAAAAGCTATCCAGGATCACTACACATGCTTATCGGCAATGGTTTTATGAAGATGCCCTTAATGTCGTAATTATTAGACAAATTCAACAAATCTGCTTATCTGCAAAGATCTTATGAAGATATCAAGTACTTAACGTCAACATTTTAAGACAGAAAAAGAGAGTTTTAATAACACAGCAGGTCTTATTCCGCAAGTGAAATCACAGTCTTAGACTCTTGGATAGCTTTGTAATAGATAAGAGGATTGTCTGTTCTTTACTAAGATGAAGGCAGAATGCCCCACTGATGCAGAAACCCTTTTCCGGTGGTTACTTCTAGAACCAAGAGTGCGAGCACTGCCAACATTGCTGCTCTTCCGTTCCATGTTTCTGCACTTCGGGTCCATCCCCATTCCCACATCGTAACTGGAGCTGGCAATTCCCTCCTCTGTGAATCATACGTCGCCAATAGTTCTTCAACACTCCCCAGCGGTACTAACGACTGCACAATAAACCACACCATACACTTCAATGGGTCGGCTATACATATTAAAGCATAAAATTTTCTGTCAGTGTACCCCCAACTTTATGTAGACTATCTGTTTTTTTAGGTGGAAATATTTTCACTCTGCCTTGACGCatacatttaaaacattaagTTCGCATTTCCAGAACATCCACTTACTTATGTAAAACACTATTTGATAATGGTAAATGAAAACACAAAAGTTTTGCATGGAGTTGCAATTTATGTTTTCGATTACAGAAAAAATGTTTATAGAACATTAAAACTTTGTTGTTTCATCCCAAACATCATACGGTAATATAACGTCGTCATGGTAAAATAACAATCAACCCCATTTTAAGCCTACCGATGCTCAACTAATGTTATATATGGCTGAGAAAATACTTCCCGCTAAGGAGTTTGGGGACCCATGAACCAAACGAAGTGTAGATAACAGCTTCTTTTGTTGAGCTAGAGTACATAAAAGACTAATAAGAGTGTTACCTGTCGAGCTTCAAggtttgagactgccatagctCCAACATATGGAAGACTTTCCACAACAGCATCTGCTAAGTCAGATATAAACAGAGGCTCTGTTCCTAGCGCAGGCACTCGGCCCCAATTTTTGATACCAGATTTCAAAGCCAACTCTTTATACTCAACATCTATCTCTTCCAGAGTTTCAATGTGCTCGCTCACAAAGCTGTTATATTTAAGAACAAACTGAAGTTTCAATTAACCAAAAGAAACGAATAATAAAAAGTGACAGGATTTGCACAAGAAATACCCCTTTTTACCTTATGGGTACAGCCAGAAGATTTTCAACACCTTTTTTACCAAGTTCAGTGATGGCTTCCTCCGTGTATGGTTTCAGCCATTCCACAGGTCCAACTCTGCTCTGTTGGAAATGTTATGCAAAATAATAAGACAACATAACGGGTGAAATTTGAACAAACAGCTATAGTTTCAAAACGCAGCCAATAATTCCCATAGAACAAAAACCAGTGACAGTATTAATGAGAAAGTTTTACAAGATAgcttaccaaaaaatatttgtattattcCCCAGATCACATAGATAGTTTAACATTgataaaataatcaataaatgaaaaaagaccTGATAAGCGAGCGTGTAAGCGTTGGTTATACTTCTCTTGTCTAATTCTTCCATTATCAGATCGACGCATTCTTCCATCTCTGCCTTGTACGGATCACCAGCTTCTTCAACATATGCAAGAGGCACGCCATGTGCACTGAAAAATATTACAACCtgtaacatatatttttggtttgaaGGTCGTCTTAGGATAGTTGAATAAATTGGCAGCAACCAGAGAGCTACACAAGATTTAAAAATTCTTTCTTCCACTAGAGAAAAAATTTAACACAAGGGGAACAGACACAGATCTAAGAAAAGAGATAAACACAAGAAGAATTCAGGAAAAAatgtttgcaacggattgtgaAAATAGCATAGCGAAGCgaactgaaaaaaaataatataatgacTAGAAGTGGAGAGATTTTCGACCTGACTAGGGAAATCAAATTTTCCCAGCTCGTTTTGGATTAAGTTTGCCATTGCCTTTATATATCCCTCCCGCTGATACCATGATGGTATAACAGTATGCTGCATGTTCACAAGATACTCGTCCTCTCTGTATATAgtgagtaaataaaaaaaaggttaaaataaTCAGTAAGATATGGTCATGGCATGCTAAACCACGTACAAGATGTGTAGTCTCACCGGAATATTCTCTCCAAGAGTCTTAGGCTTGAGCCACTAGTCGATATCGAAAATTGGGGATAGAGTGGTAGGACAACAAGTTTTGTAATTCCATCTGTTTTTATCTGcaagaagagaaaaaataataatgagtAAGAATCACAAGGTAAGAGATTGTTTAAGGAATAGACAAATACACCCAGGGAGGAGTAGCAATGGCTTTTATTAGTTCCTTTTGCGTTTACATATCAAACTATTGTGTTCATATTCAAAAGAGAAGAACAccattgttttcaacatagtcCAAATAATGTTtgataaaaaaggaaaaatgcaAAGGCAAAGAAAACAAATTGGGTTTGAAAGGATCAAGATACATAGGACCATATTGAAGATACCTGTTCAATGGCTTCCTCAGTGAATGGATGCCAATAACGCATGCCAACATATACCTTTGCTGGGACGTTTTTTTCCGAAAGGCATTTACTTAATTCTTCAGCCTGATGAACAAAAGGAGCAAGCTAAATACGTAACAGAACCAAGAATCATAAAAGAATTTATATATGCGCAGGGATCAATTATACATTTTGCAGAATCTCAATAACGTTCTTCTACTCTTAAAATTTAGATCTCCCACACAAGGCAAGAGAGTTACAAAtgtaaagaaaaatcaaaacctTGGTAAGGCCAAAATTCGTTGGATAGAAACATCAATTGACTGCAGTCAACAGAGAGAAACTTCACCTGTGCATCAGTGATGTGGCGAAGAGGAGAACCACCACCAATTGACGCGTAACCTTCCTTGCTTTTAGGTGCCCTTGCAACGGATATGAACTGTGCCAACGGCTTCTGAAGAAACTGGAACAAGGGCGGCAATCTTATAATGTCCTGCCGATTAAAACCCAGGGATCAGCTATTGAGCATTACTCAAAAACAATACAATACAGACCAGAGCtgagtaaaaactaaaaagataaTACCGGGTCTGCAAAGAGGTTAAACAAGAAGGGTTGCACATCGTCCAGAGTCTCGGGGC
The window above is part of the Brassica napus cultivar Da-Ae chromosome C8, Da-Ae, whole genome shotgun sequence genome. Proteins encoded here:
- the LOC106415210 gene encoding ferrochelatase-2, chloroplastic → MNCPAMSASASSSRSYSTFRPRPLLPQTSHDSQRSVLQYSRSPSEVFATSPLRLLGKHSLPLRAVVTSKSISSSSAVVSGDEKIGVLLLNLGGPETLDDVQPFLFNLFADPDIIRLPPLFQFLQKPLAQFISVARAPKSKEGYASIGGGSPLRHITDAQAEELSKCLSEKNVPAKVYVGMRYWHPFTEEAIEQIKTDGITKLVVLPLYPQFSISTSGSSLRLLERIFREDEYLVNMQHTVIPSWYQREGYIKAMANLIQNELGKFDFPSQVVIFFSAHGVPLAYVEEAGDPYKAEMEECVDLIMEELDKRSITNAYTLAYQSRVGPVEWLKPYTEEAITELGKKGVENLLAVPISFVSEHIETLEEIDVEYKELALKSGIKNWGRVPALGTEPLFISDLADAVVESLPYVGAMAVSNLEARQSLVPLGSVEELLATYDSQRRELPAPVTMWEWGWTRSAETWNGRAAMLAVLALLVLEVTTGKGFLHQWGILPSS